A stretch of Rhinopithecus roxellana isolate Shanxi Qingling chromosome 12, ASM756505v1, whole genome shotgun sequence DNA encodes these proteins:
- the TMEM240 gene encoding transmembrane protein 240: MSMSANTMIFMILGASVVMAIACLMDMNALLDRFHNYILPHLRGEDRVCHCNCGRHHIHYVIPYDGDQSVVDASENYFVTDNVTKQEIDLMLGLLLGFCISWFLVWMDGVLHCAVRAWRAGRRHDGSWTWLPKLCSLRELGRRPHRPFEEAAGNMVHVKQKLYHNGHPSPRHL, translated from the exons ATGTCCATGAGCGCGAACACCATGATCTTCATGATTCTGGGGGCGTCGGTCGTGATG GCCATCGCGTGCTTGATGGACATGAACGCGCTGCTGGACCGATTCCACAACTACATCCTCCCGCACCTGCGGGGCGAGGACCGCGTCTGCCACTGCAACTGTGGCCG GCACCACATCCACTACGTGATCCCATACGACGGGGACCAGTCGGTGGTGGACGCCTCCGAGAACTACTTTGTGACGGACAATGTGACCAAGCAGGAGATCGACCTCATGCTGGGGCTGCTGCTGGGCTTCTGCATCAGCTGGTTCCTGGTGTGGATGGACGGCGTCCTGCACTGCGCCGTGCGCGCCTGGAGAGCCGGACGGCGCCACG ATGGCTCGTGGACCTGGCTGCCCAAGCTGTGCAGCCTGCGGGAGCTAGGCCGGCGGCCGCACAGGCCCTTTGAGGAGGCCGCCGGGAACATGGTGCACGTGAAGCAGAAACTCTACCACAACGGCCACCCCAGCCCGCGGCACCTGTGA